Proteins co-encoded in one Plasmodium berghei ANKA genome assembly, chromosome: 11 genomic window:
- a CDS encoding purine nucleoside phosphorylase, putative — protein MDEEQRHIKLSKKHATPVVLVVGDPGRVDKIKVLCDSYVDLAYNREYKSVECHYKGQKFLCVSHGVGSSGCAICFEELINIGAKVIIRAGSCGSLQPESIKRGDLCVCNAAVREDRVTHMMIHSDFPAVADYEVYSTLLKCAEELNVKVHNGISLSSDLYYPHSIIPTRLLDYSKANVAVVEMELSTLMVMGTLKKVKTGGIFIVDGCPLKWDEGDFDNVLAADRLENMIKISLEACAKLSKKY, from the coding sequence ATGGATGAAGAACAAAGACATATAAAGCTTTCCAAGAAGCATGCAACCCCTGTTGTATTAGTTGTTGGCGATCCTGGAAGGGTtgacaaaataaaagtattatGTGATTCATATGTAGATTTAGCATATAATAGGGAATACAAAAGTGTTGAATGCCATTATAAAGGACAGAAATTTTTATGTGTAAGTCATGGCGTAGGTTCCTCTGGGTGCGCTATATGTTTTGAagaattaattaatatcGGAGCAAAAGTTATTATCCGTGCTGGGTCTTGTGGATCATTACAACCAGAATCAATAAAAAGAGGAGATTTATGTGTATGTAATGCTGCTGTAAGGGAAGATCGAGTTACACATATGATGATACATTCTGATTTCCCAGCAGTTGCAGACTATGAAGTTTATAGTacattattaaaatgtgCTGAAGAATTAAATGTTAAGGTACATAATGGAATTAGTTTATCATCTGATTTATATTACCCACATAGTATTATCCCAACAAGATTATTAGATTACTCAAAGGCTAATGTAGCTGTTGTTGAAATGGAATTATCAACTTTAATGGTAATGGgaactttaaaaaaagtaaaaactGGAGGTATATTTATTGTCGATGGGTGCCCATTAAAATGGGATGAAGGGGATTTTGACAATGTTTTAGCTGCTGATAGATTggaaaatatgataaaaataagtttaGAAGCTTGTGctaaattatcaaaaaaatattaa
- a CDS encoding mitochondrial import inner membrane translocase subunit TIM16, putative, whose translation MLPFKPLSQFIFQFVFITSTALGKAFIQAYKEIIKNKNNTNLIKEKYNSYMNVEEALNILNLDRNKIYKKLTKEELMSLKEEINNRHIVLNKLNAKSGAYNGSAYIQKKAEVAKNILFQHLKLD comes from the exons atgttaccATTTAAGCCGCTAAGTcagtttatttttcaatttgtttttataacttCTACTGCTTTGGGGAAAGCCTTTATACAG GcatataaagaaattataaaaaacaagaataatacaaatttaataaaagagaaatataattcatatatgaATGTTGAAGAGgctttaaatattttaaatttagacagaaataaaatttataaaaaattaacaaaagaAGAATTAATGTCACtaaaagaagaaataaataatagaCATATCGTTTTAAATAAACTCAACGCAAAATCTGGGGCATACAATGGATCTGcttatatacaaaaaaaggCAGAAGtagcaaaaaatattttgtttcaacatttaaaattagattaa
- a CDS encoding GTP-binding protein, putative codes for MIKTTKLLLFKNVSSTKSITPYLAKPFLNINFLNSEDIPFWLNSEYIKKGNTIFSSKIIAYPVYVAQTIHKYKPLDIPQIGIFGRSNVGKSSLINALMNYREVAQASKTPGRTRHLFIYNLLNHISVVDLPGYGFAKVSKNLRDNWSILIEEYLNKAKNLKRALCLIECTELFTPYDYVLLDMLIMKNIPFQIIVTKIDKLKAEELHHAMVKIISIIENYKKKVKAFNENKHKKNNSFKKENCEFNINEYLFNVSSLKRFGIQELRANLSLIALDNAKIKQR; via the exons atgataaaaacaACCAAATTGTTACTATTCAAGAATGTGTCGTCTACAAAat CAATAACACCTTATTTAGCTAAACCATTTCTtaacataaattttttgaatagtGAAGATATTCCATTTTGGCTTAATTCTGaatat ATCAAAAAGGGGAATACAATTTTCAGTTCAAAAATTATTGCATATCCCGTTTATGTAGCTCAAACaattcataaatataaaccACTAGACATTCCACAG ATTGGCATTTTTGGAAGGTCAAATGTGGGGAAATCGAGTTTAATAAATGCCCTGATGAACTATAGGGAAGTTGCTCAAGCATCTAAAACACCA GGCCGAACGAggcatttatttatttacaacTTGTTAAATCACATATCCGTTGTAGATTTACCAGGATATGGTTTTGCAAAAGTTTCGAAAAACCTTAGAGATAATTGGTCAATACTTATAgaagaatatttaaataaagcaaaaaatttaaagagAGCTTTATGCTTAATTGAATGTACAGAATTATTTACACCTTATGATTATGTTTTGTTGGACATGCtcataatgaaaaatattcctTTTCAAATTATAGTTACAAAAATAGATAAACTAAAG GCTGAAGAATTACATCATGCAATggtaaaaattatttcaataattgaaaattataagaaaaaagtaaaagcgtttaatgaaaataaacataaaaaaaataatagttttAAGAAGGAAAATTGTGAATTCAacataaatgaatatttattcaaCGTTTCAAGTTTAAAGCGTTTTGGAATTCAAGAGTTAAGAGCAAATTTAAGTTTAATAGCTTTAGATAATGCAAAAATAAAGCAGCGATAA
- a CDS encoding deoxyribodipyrimidine photo-lyase, putative, which yields MNETKPNVGKHGNELFMKDSMNKITEDASSLPRENYIQMNKEITNSDTLKNEKFNEEIQKKIKSNASLKEQPNILIPNIDTYVDVKNDNNNNNNNAKNSKLTNKDTNIKMDAMQNERLGNRIPTNNSSDIVSTKMQHLPSKADTPNEKNEYPINKKEHKLDCIDSKCRNINSNHEYMSNKHPDTNVKDNHTYSKREHVNGKYGYINTKDTRENSKHNPINKKFNRINLNMRNINKQADTECKKGYGDKMRNGVKHAKFEKKTGAILHKNNKIKSSGISGIELISKDNKLNNNEIKNKKNPYDVSNEKKLKILEKRVRCLNTYYNRKDMGSCSLNSSVQYNDGHINGNENSIKKNVLLLLTRDFRIADNWSIIYAYDMAKKNKCNLLACTYINRKEKFTERYINIKLKVLKNLEEGFKKLNIPFYVIPIFMIDEFMEFLRIHEIKTVVCDFHSLEYQKKFVENLVQMSNKKKIKVLQVDSHNIIPLWITSKMEESSIRTIKPKIQTHLSSFLIEYIKLERFDQTIKYPEPFDIVSLYKKLTVNNSCSVLSNFVCTEKKAKEILENFCKNKLDKYSVKRNDPNYDTINLLIPYINLGIISSQRCILEVNKYALQFPSIHASSGKEYFNDDLLIKKELADNFCYYNKNYDNFNGAKDWAKESLKKHELDKRNHLYDYEDFRSARTHNDIWNCCQLQLVNEGTIHEFLRMYWAKKILNWSENSRTALKCAIKLTNEFSIDGKTANAYVSIMSSIMGVHDQSWNERSIFGKIRYMDYNSCKRNFDINLYMSKYPKGKENALIVQKIPTITFSNYIKKRKNSELISIQENKNEKVQKKKTAMAGGDDKEVKIDTKLN from the exons atgaatGAAACAAAACCAAATGTTGGTAAACATGGCAACGAACTGTTTATGAAAGATAgtatgaataaaattacaGAGGATGCTAGCTCCTTACCCAGGGAAAATTACATTCAAAtgaataaagaaataacaaatagtgacacattaaaaaatgaaaaatttaacgaagaaatacaaaaaaaaataaaatcaaatGCTTCATTAAAGGAACAACCAAATATCCTAATACCCAATATTGACACATATGTCGATGTAAAAAacgataataataataataataataatgcgAAAAATTCCAAACTAACAAATAAAGATACCAATATTAAAATGGATGCCATGCAAAATGAAAGGCTAGGAAATCGTATTCCTACTAATAATAGTAGTGATATCGTTAGTACCAAAATGCAGCATCTTCCCTCCAAAGCAGATACGCCAAATGAGAAAAATGAATACccaattaataaaaaagaacaCAAACTTGATTGTATAGATTCAAAATGTAGAAACATAAATAGCAACCATGAATATATGAGTAACAAACACCCCGATACAAATGTGAAAGATAACCACACATATAGTAAACGAGAGCATGTGAATGGCAAATATGGATACATAAATACAAAGGATACTCGTGAAAATAGTAAGCATAATCCTATAAATAAGAAATTCAATcgtataaatttaaatatgagAAACATAAACAAACAAGCAGATACAGAATGTAAAAAGGGATATGGTGATAAAATGAGAAATGGGGTAAAACATGCTaaattcgaaaaaaaaactggtgcaatattacataaaaataataaaattaagtCTTCTGGTATATCGGGTATTGAATTAATAAGTAAAGATAATAAactaaataataatgagataaaaaataaaaagaatcCATATGATGTATCAAATGAAAAGaaactaaaaatattagaaaaaCGTGTTAGATGtttaaatacatattataatagAAAAGATATGGGGAGTTGTAGTTTGAATAGTTCAGTACAATATAATGATGGACACATAAATggaaatgaaaatagtattaaaaaaaatgtactattattattaactCGTGATTTCAGAATAGCTGATAATTGgtctattatatatgcatatgatatggcaaaaaaaaacaaatgtaatttattagcatgtacatatattaatagaaaagaaaaatttactgaaagatatataaatataaaattaaaagttttaaaaaatttagaagaaggatttaaaaaattaaacatTCCATTTTATGTTATTCCAATATTTATGATAGACGAATTTATGGAATTTTTAAGAATTcatgaaataaaaacagTTGTCTGTGATTTCCATTCATTagaatatcaaaaaaaatttgtcGAAAATCTTGTACAAAtgtcaaataaaaaaaaaataaaagttttACAAGTAGATTCACATAATATTATACCATTATGGATAACATCAAAAATGGAGGAATCATCAATTCGAACTATAAAGCCCAAAATACAAACTCActtatcttcatttttaatagaatatataaaattagaGCGTTTTGATCAAACCATAAAATATCCAGAACCATTTGATATTGTaagtttatataaaaaattaacagtTAATAATTCTTGCTCAGTTCTATCAAATTTTGTATGTACCGAAAAAAAAGCCAAAGAAATTTTGGAAAATTTttgcaaaaataaattagacAAATATAGTGTAAAGAGAAATGATCCTAATTACGATACGATTAATCTCCTTATTCCGTACATTAATTTGGGAATTATATCATCACAAAG gTGTATACTCGAAGTTAACAAATATGCTCTGCAATTTCCTTCTATTCATGCTTCAAGTGGAAAGGAATATTTTAATGACGATTTGTTAATCAAGAAAGAATTAGCAGACAATTTTTGTTactataataaaaattatgataattttaatgGAGCCAAGGATTGGGCAAAAGaaagtttaaaaaaacacgAATTAGATAAAAGAAatcatttatatgattACGAAGATTTTAGAAGTGCTAGGACACATAATGACATTTGGAATTGTTGCCAATTGCAATTAGTAAATGAAGGCACAATTCACGAATTTTTAAGAATGTATTGggcaaaaaaaattctgaACTGGTCAGAAAATTCTAGAACAGCATTAAAATGTGCAATTAAATTAACCAATGAATTTTCTATTGATGGAAAAACAGCTAATGCATATGTTTCCATCATGTCATCTATTATGGGTGTTCATGATCAAAGTTGGAATGAGAGAAGTATTTTTGGGAAAATTCGATATATGGATTATAATAGTTGTAAGCGTAATTTTGACATAAACTTATATATGTCAAAATACCCCAAAGGGAAAGAAAATGCCTTAATTGTTCAGAAAATTCCAACTATAActttttcaaattatataaaaaaaagaaaaaatagcGAGCTGATATCTATCcaggaaaataaaaatgaaaaggtTCAGAAGAAAAAGACTGCCATGGCGGGAGGGGACGATAAGGAGGTGAAAATTGATACGAAGTTAAACTGA